In Spirosoma pollinicola, the genomic window TCCCAGACCGTGCTGACCGGATTTTGAACCAAATTGCCGACTGTCATGGCGGGCAATTGACTGATTCCCGATTTAAAACGCGTATGTCGGGCGAAGGAGCGTATGCCAACCATATTGCCCAACTACACCGCATTGCCTGTCAAAAATATCTGGCTAACCGAAAACCTGTCGAACTGACTACTACTTTGTTCCGACCTGCCGGGCAATTGGACTTATTTAACTAAGCAATACTGATAGACTATTTCTCATACGAGAAGCCCTTTGGTGTGACACTGATCTGGTCGGCTTGCGCCAGCATCTCGGTATGGTCGAATGACTGCGTTACGGTTTTCTGAATTCCTTTGCAGATTGTGTCGAGGGGAAGGTCATTATCATCGGTGCCAAATGGGTTCTCGATTTCTTCGGCAATGATTTCCAGACTGGCTAACACATAAAACACAAATACGACCAGTGGAATAACCAGGTAATGAAGATTCGATACGTAGCCCAGTGGTAGGGTAAGGCAGTAGATAAAAATGAATTTCTTGATGAATGAACTATACGAAAAAGGAATGGGCGTATTCTTTATTCGTTCGCAGGCTCCGCATATATCCATCAGCGATTGAATTTCCGAATTGAGTAGTAAAAGGTGCTCGGGCAACAAAATATGCTGTCGTTGCAGGTCATTTAGTTTACCAAAAATTGCCAGAGCAATCTGTTGAGGTACATGCTCACTGAGCCGAAGATTACGAACGCTAAATAATGAACTTTCGGTAAATTCAGGCTCAATGGCATGCTGACGCAGGTGATTTTTTAACGAAAAGGCAAAGTTGGGGATCATAGTCCGAAAAAACTGGCGGGCTTCGCTTTCTGATGTATCGAGTAACTGGTCCATTTTGAGGGCCATGTTTCGACTGTTATTGACCAACGCGCCCCATAATTTTCGCCCTTCCCACCAGCGATCATAAGCTGTGTTGGTACGAAAAACCAACAACATCGAAATGACAAAACTTAACAGCGTGTGCATGAGCGACAAGTTCTTAAGGTGAACATTATCACTCAATCCCATCAACTCAATGACATAAACAATAATTACAGAATAAACGCCTACCGCTACCAAAACAGGAAGTAGCTTGCGCACTGTATCGGCTCGGTTGAAGGTGATGATGAACCGAAACCAGTCCTTTGGATTATAATTGACCATAGATGCCCTTAGCTGAGTAGACTGTAATCATACCGTATTTTGCTTATGTTATCAACGGCTAAGCTGGATAAATGTTGATAACGTTGTGATAGAACACTGATTTTAAGCTACAAACATCAATCCTACACAACATAACAATCAGCGTTCTGTTGTAACATTGATGCTGTTTAAACTTTCTCTTTGGGTGAAATTTAGGGTGTTTTTTTGTCATCCCGACGCAGGAGGGATCTTCGGGGAAATGGAAAACTCTGTCTTCCCCGAAGATCCCTCCTGCGTCGGGATGACAAAAAAACGCTCGAAAGCAAAATTCTAAACAATCTTATTAAAAACTACATTGAATGATTGCTTCTTTCAGGCTTTTTATTGCTGTATTCCTTG contains:
- a CDS encoding bestrophin family protein, with translation MVNYNPKDWFRFIITFNRADTVRKLLPVLVAVGVYSVIIVYVIELMGLSDNVHLKNLSLMHTLLSFVISMLLVFRTNTAYDRWWEGRKLWGALVNNSRNMALKMDQLLDTSESEARQFFRTMIPNFAFSLKNHLRQHAIEPEFTESSLFSVRNLRLSEHVPQQIALAIFGKLNDLQRQHILLPEHLLLLNSEIQSLMDICGACERIKNTPIPFSYSSFIKKFIFIYCLTLPLGYVSNLHYLVIPLVVFVFYVLASLEIIAEEIENPFGTDDNDLPLDTICKGIQKTVTQSFDHTEMLAQADQISVTPKGFSYEK